A segment of the Synechococcus sp. CBW1002 genome:
CACCGGGCCGGCCTGGAAACGGAAGCTGGCGGTGGCCGGATCAAACACATTGATGCCGGTGAGATCGGCCGGCAGCAGATCACTGGTGAAGCTCACCCGCTTGAAGGCCAACCCGAAGCAGCGGGCCAGGGTCTCGGCCAGGGTGGTCTTGCCCACGCCGGGCAGATCCTCGATCAGCAGATGGCCGCGGGCCAGCAGGCAGGCGAGAGCCAGGCGCACCTCCTGCTCCTTGCCCAGCAGCACCCGGTTCACGGCCTCGATCACCGGCTGCAGCGGGGCGGACACAAAGCCAGGGCGGAGGCCCCTGAATTGTGCCGTCGCCATCGGGCGCCTGCAGGGACACAGGCGGTTAGCGTCCAAGCCGCTTTCCGGCTGCTGCCGCGCCATGTCTTCGCCGGTGCCGCCTGAGATCCACGGGGGCAACCGGGTGGCCATCGCCGCTCGCCTCGGTTGCCTCCCCGCCGATCTGCTCGATCTCAGCGCCTCGCTGGTGCCCTTCGGGCCGCCCCTGAGATTGCGCCTGGCCACTCTGGCGGCCATGGCCGGCCCGTCGCTGCGCGACTATCCCGATCGCGGCTACGGCGCCCTGCGCCAAGCGATCGCCGCCCTGCACGGTCTGCCGCCGGCTTGGGTGCTGCCCGGAAACGGCGCCGCCGAGCTGTTCACCTGGGCGGCGCGTGACGCGGCGGCCACCGGCGTCAGCGCGCTGCCGGCACCGGGCTTCGCCGATTACCGGCGGGCCCTGGCCACCTGGGGCGGCGCCAGCAGGCCACTCCCCCTGCGGCTCGACTGGCCGGCCGGCTTCCCCCAGCACTGGGGGGCGGCCTTTGCGGATGACCAGGCCGGCTCCGGCGATGACCAGCTCTCAGGCCATTCGCAGGCGCCGCCGGTGCTGTGGATCACCAATCCCCATAACCCCAGCGGCCAGCTCTGGAGCCGCGACTCCCTGGTGCCGCTGCTGGAGCGTCACCGGCTCGTGATCGTGGACGAGGCCTTCCTGCCCCTGGTTCCCGCCGGAGAAGCCCAATCCCTGGCGCCCCTGCTGCCGCACCATCCCAACCTGGTGGTGATCCGCAGCCTCACCAAGCTGCTGTCGATCGCGGGCCTGCGGCTGGGCTATGCCCTGGCGGCGCCGGAGCGCCTGCAGCGCTGGAGCACCTGGCGGGATCCCTGGCCGGTGAATGGCCCGGCGGCGGCGATGGCGGCCGGCTGGCTCGCCGATGGGCCGCGGCGCGATCGCTGGACGGTACGGGTGCAGCGTTGGGTGGCGGTGGAAGGGCCCTGGCTGGCCGCCCAGCTGGCGGCCCTGCCGGGACTGACGCCGATGCCCTCGGCGGCGAACTTCCTGCTGGTGCGCCACGCCGGTGGAGCCTCGCTGGAGCCGTTGCGGCTGGCCCTGGAGCAGCGCCACCGCATCCTGTTGCGTGGCTGCCGCTCCTTCGAGGGGCTGGGGGAGGGCTGGCTGCGCATCGGCCTCCAGGATCGGCGGCGTCATCGCCGCCTGCTCCAGGCCCTGGCCCTGGAGTGGGGGCGCTGCGGCCTGCAGGGCTGACAGGGCGTTCCGCTGAGACGGTGATCCGCTGAGACGGCTTGCAGTGGAGACGGCTCTCAGGCCTGGGGCTGCTGTTCGGCGTTTGCCGCGCCGAGCTCCACCAGCAGCGCCGCCACCTGCCGGTCGGCATCGCGCACGGCCAGGCGCTCCATGCCCCGCCGCAGGCTCAGCAGGGGATCGGCATCGGGCTGGACCGGCTCTCCTTCCAATCGTGGGCCCAGCAGCCGCCAGAGGGTGCGCTCCAGGTCGGGATCGGAGGGGGGCTGTTGCGCCACGATCACCGCCGCCCCCACCGCCGCTGCCGCTGCCGCGTTGGCGTCCTGGTGGTGGTCGGCGGCCTGCGGGAAGGGCACCAGGATCGCCGGGGTGCCGCACACCGCCAGTTCACTGAGGCTGCCGGCCCCGGCGCGGCTGATCGCCAGGTCGGCGTGCTGCAGCAGGCCCGCCATAGCCTCGCTGAAGGGCCGTTCCACCAGGCCGCTGAGGCTGGTCTGGCCGGCTTCAGGATCGTTGCTGCCGGTGAGATGCACCACCCGGCAGCCGGCCGCCACCAGCTTCGGCAGCAGCGGTCGCACCATCCGGTTCAGGCCCAGGGCCCCCTGGCTGCCGCCCACCACCAGCAGCAGCGGGCCATCACCGGCCGGCACCCAGTCGGGCAGGGGGGCCGGTTCCAGTAGTGCCTGGCGCACCGGTGTGCCGGTGACCAGCGGCCGGCAGCGGGGCAGCCGCTCGGCCGCCTGCGGCAGCCCCACCGCCACACGGCTGCAGAGGCGACCCAGCAGGCGCGTCACCTTGCCGGGGATGGCATTGCTTTCGTGCAGCACCACCGGTACGCCGCACCATCGGGCCGCCAGGATCGCCGGTGCGGCGATGTAGCCGCCGCTGCTGAACACCACCGTGATCTGCTCCCGCCGGATCAGGCGGCGCACAGCCCGGGTGGCGTTGAGCAGCTTCAGCAGATTCCAGAGCTTGCGCAGGCCTCGCCCCTGCAATCCACCGGCCCGCACCGTGTGGAGCGGATAGCGGCTCGGCACCAGCTGGCGCTCCAGTCGATCAGGCACCCCCAGCCATTGCACGCTCCAGGCGGGCGGCAGAGCCTCCGCCACAGCCAGGGCCGGAAACAGATGGCCACCCGTACCACTGGCGGCGATCAGAAGCCTGGGCATGGGCGGGGCGTGCGGCCGCGCCTAACTTAAAAGCCATGCCCGGGCCGCTCCACCGCTTGACCTTCCTGTCGCTGTCCCCTTCTCTCACGTCCTCCTCATCCCGCCGTGCAGTGCGCGCCGGCTTCGGCTGGGTCCGGCGCGGCCTGGCCGCCGCTCTGGTGCTGGGTGGCCTGGCGGCCGGGGTGCCCGCAGCCTGGGCTGCGGCTCCCACGCCAGCCCTGCTGCAGGCCCTCGAGGCGGCACTCAACAGCTCTGGCAGCAGCGATCTGGCGGCCCTGCTCGAGGCTGGTCCAGGCTTCGATCCCAGTGAGCTGGAAGCGCGCTATAGAACCCTGCGCGAGCTGTTCCCCGATGCCCGCTGGCAGATCACACCGGCGGCTCCGCTGCGGGATGGCCGCGCCACCGTCACGGTCACGGTCACCGGCCATCGTCAGGACGGGGCCTACAACTACCAGCTGGAGGCCTCCCAGCAGCTTGCCCTCGAGAGCAGCGGCAGCCGGATCAACGGCCAGACCGTGATCCGCGAGCAGTCGATCCTGCGCAGTGGTGACGTCGACCTGCCCGTGAGCCTGCTGATCCCCGATGCCGTGCTCACCGGCCAGCGCTACGACGTGGACGTGCTGTTCGATGAACCCCTGAAAGGTGCCGTGGTGGCCGGTGGCATCGTGCCCCTGACAGCCGAGCAGTTGTCGGCGGTCGAGAGTCCCGACCTGCAGCTGGGTGCCCTGGGCGGCGGTGGCCTGTTCAAGGTCGTGCAGGCACCCAAGACCCCCGGCTCCCAGACCTGGGCGATCCTGCTGGTGCATCCCGAGGGCATCGTGAGCGCCACCAAACGGGTGCGTGTGGTGACGGATCGGCAGGCTCTGCAACCCTGAAGGGCCCAGCCCGAGCACGGCTCAAGCCAGCAGGATGTCCGTTGGAGCCAGGGGCGTGAACGGGTCCAGCTCGGCCAGGAGGCCACCGCCATTGCCGAAGCCGGCGTCCTTGCCGTTGTCGTTGAGGAACAGCTGACCCCTGGGTTCCCAGTACACGAGGGAGGCCTTGGAGGCAAGGCCCTTCTTCAGCGCTTTGCGGTTGCCATCGATCAGTCGGAATCTGGCCGCCTGACCATCCAGGAGACCAGCTGCCACAACCAGTTGATCGATGCCGCTCTCGAAGCCGCTGATCGAGCGGCCCGTCACGCTGTCGATCACGAAGCGGTCGGGGCTTCCCGATGGGACCGTTGGAGCCGAGGGAACTGCTGAGGCGGCCCCCCAGATCTCCACCAGGGCCTGCAGATCAGTGCTCGAGAACCAGGTGGCCGGGGCATCGCCGCCGACCCGATAGGACATGATCGTGTCCAGGTCACTGAAGCTGGGATCATCGGGGTTGCCACCCGGATGATCAAGGCCGAGGGCATGGCCGATCTCGTGCACAAGCGTGCGCTGTTCCGCCGCACTCAGGCCGGGATCATTGTTGAGTTCGGCCTCGATCGTCACGCCCGATACGGCTGGGATCAAGGATCGCTGGCCCGAGGGCGCCACAACGAAACGGAATTCCGTGTAGGTGATCCCGGTGATCGTGTCGGCGAAGCCGCCGTGATCGCGAACCTCCTGCACCGACACCAGCTGCAGTGGACTGGCCAAGCTGTTCTCCTGGCTGGCCTGCAGGCGGATCACTCCGGCCAGGCGGGCAAACGTCTGCTCGATGAAGGCCTGCTCCTCCGGATTGATGGCGATCGCAAGCGGCGGAGTGCCGAGCCCGCCGGCCAGATTGCCGTTATCGAAGCCGACAGCCGTGAGGCCATAGCGCAGCTGATGACTGCCAGTGCTGTCTGCCGCGTAAAGCTGGCGCAGCAGATCAAGCACGGTCAGGTCGGCCTTGATCAGGCTGGTGGGCAGCGCAACGGTCATCAGGCCAGGGATTCCGGGATCCGAGCCGGCCGCCGGGCTGTCATGGGTCCTCCGTGGGGCGTTGCGTCCTGCAACCTAGGCAGGCTCAGTGCAGACGTCAGGCCTGGAACCAGCGCATCAGGCAGGACACGTCGTCGTCGCCATGGCCGGCGGCGATCAGCTCCTCTTCCAGATGGCTCACCCGCTCGCTCAACGGCAGGGACAACCCCACTGCCCTGGCGGCGGCCAGGGCGATCGTCAGATCCTTGCGGTGCAGGGAGAGCTTGAACCCCAGGGGATAGTCGCCCCGCAGCATGGTGGCGGCGCGGTGCTCCAGGGCCCAGGAGCCCGCGGCACCGCCGCAGAGGGCCTGCCTCACCATCTCCATTGGCAACCCCAGCCGCTGGCCCAGGGCCATGGCTTCCGCCACCGCCGCATAACTGCCGGCCACCAGCACCTGATTCACCGCCTTGACCTGCTGGCCTGCGCCGATCGGCCCGAAGTGCGTCACGGTCTTCCCGACGGTCTGCAACAGCGGCATGGCCCGATGGACCGAAGCCTCTGCGCCTCCGACCAGCACCGAGAGCGTTCCAGCCTTGGCACCCTCGGTCCCCCCCGTGACTGGGGCATCGACGAGATCGAGGCCAAGGGGCCTGAGGCGGTCATGGCATGCCTGCGCCTGCGAGGGATCGATCGTGGAGAAGTCGATCACCAATCCGCCCGCAGGAAGAGCAGCGGCGGCACCCTGGGGGCCGAACAGCACGTCTTCCACCGCAGCACCATCGGTGAGACAGAGGCAGAGAATCTCTGCTGTGGCTGCCGCATCCGCTGGTGAGCATGCCCGCGCAGCGCCGGCCGCAGCCAGGGGCTCCTCCGCCTTGCGGGTGCGGTTGTGAACTGTCAGGGGGAAGCCGGCGGCCAGGAGATTTGTCGCCATCGGCGTTCCGAGCTGACCCAGCCCAAGGAAGGCCACCGATGGGAGCGGTGAGTCAGAGCTCTGCACGACCGGCTCGATGCGGATCGCCAGAAGGCTGTCATAACGGCCCGGGCAGCCTTCCCCTGCAGCGCCTCAGGCCAGCAGGGCCACCTCGACACACAGGCCCGGGCCAAAGGCCATGGCCAGGCAGGGGCCGCGAGCGCCGCTGCGCCGCAGACGCTCGAGGATGAACAGCAGGGTCGGCGACGACATATTGCCGCAGTCCCTGAGCACCGATCGGGAGGGCTCGATCAGGAGGGGATCAAGCCCCAGGGCCTCGGTCACCGCTGAGAGGATGCGGGGGCCGCCGGGATGCACGGCCCACGAGCCGATGGCAGCGAGCGTCAGCTGATGGACAGCCAGCCAGCCGGTCAGCCAGGGCCGCAGATGCTCCGCGATCAGGTCTGGGACCCGTGGGGACAGGCCCATGGCGAAGCCGTGATCCTCAATCGCCCACGACATCGCCTCGGTGCTGTCGGGCACCAGCAGGGAGCCGCTGGCGATCAAGCGCCGCAGCCGAGGGGCTGAAGGCGACTCAGCCTCAGGCTCCTTTCCGCAGGCCACGAGGGCGGCGGCGCCGTCGGCGAACAGGGAATTGGCCACGATCCGCTCGGCCTCCCAGCCGTACTGCAGGTGGAGGCTGCAGAGCTCAACCGCGCAGAGCAGGACACAGGCTTCAGGATCAGCCCCGGTGAATCCGGCAGCCACCCGCAGACCGTTCAGGGCTCCATGGCACCCCATGAACCCCACGTGGGTGCGGGCGACATCGGCGGGCAGCTTCAGGGCGGTCATCAGGGAGAGATCGACGCCGGGCGCCTGGAAGCCGGTGCAGGAGACCGTGATCAGGTGGGTGATCCGTTCTGGGGGCAACTGCGCCTGGTCCAGGGCAGCGAGAACGGCCCGCAGAGCCAACGTTGGCGCTTCCTGGGCGTAGCGACGCATCCGTTCCGCGGTGCCAGGGCTGGTGGCTCCGAAGAAGGACTGCTGATGGCACGACTCCGTGCCCGTGGGCTCCAGCAGAACGCTGTGGCGTGTGGCCACCCCTGAGCGGCGATGAAGGGTAGCGAGGAGCCGGCGTTGGGACGCAGAGGGAACCTGGTTGGGCAGGGCCACCTCGGCGGCGATGGCGGCAGCGTCGCCCTGGGCGATGCGATGGGGGGGCAGGGCCGTCCCCAGGCCGTGGATTGTCAGGGACATGGCTCTGGGGTCAGACGTTCCAGGGTTGCACCACCCAGCTGCTGGAGGAGTGGGGCGGTCAGTGCCGGCCAGCGCTCGGCCGCCGCCAGCAGGTTGCGGCTCAGGCCGGGGCGCCGCAGGGCGAAGGCCAGGGCATGGCAGAAGCGCTGCCTCGATCCGATCAGACGGGCATGGCGGCGGGACCACTCCCTCTCGAGGCCCCGGCTCCAGCCCTCCTGCCCCTGCAGCACCAGGGGCACCGCCGCCAGAGCCCCGACCAGAGCCCAGCCCATGCCCTCGCCCGTGAAGGGTTCCACGTAGCCAGCGGCATCCCCCAGCAGCAGCAGCCGCTCGGCCGCCGGGGGTGTGCTCTGGCGGGTGAGGGCCGGGGTGGCCCGCCAGGAGGTCTCGCTGCCCTGGGGCACGGGATCGAAGCCGGCCTCGGCCAGCACCGTGGCAGCGCAGGCGGCCGGACCTCCGGCAGCGATCAGGTGGGTGCGGTCGAAGGCCGCGGCCAGGTTGAGGCCTCCGTCTTCGTTGCGCACCAGCCCCACGTAGCCGTGCTGGCCGATGGCCATGTGGATCGTGCCCTTGCCATAGCCGCTCACCTCGGCGTCCAGCCGGCAGCCGGCGCCGACCCTGGCGTGGGGGTTGATCCGCGTCTGGATCGGGATGTCCGGATCCAGCCCGGAACTGCCCAGCCCCGTGGCCAGCAGCACGACCCGGGCGCTGGTGCTCTGATGCTCGTCGCCGGAGCGCAGCAGCACCTGCCTGCCCCCCGGACAGGCACCGCCCACGCTGGCCTCGGTCTGCAGGCGCAACACGGCTCCGGCAGCCACGGCGGCCTCACTCAGGGCCAGGTCGAAGCGGCTCCTGGAGAGGGATCGGCCCACGGGCAGGGCGAGGTCCACCTGATGGCCTTGCAGGCCGAGGCGGAGCCGGGCGAGGGGAACAGCGCCCTGGTCGTCAACCAGGTGGCCCAGGCCCGCATCCTCCAGGGCCCTGAGGGCGACGCCGTTCAGGCAGCTGCCGCAGACCTTCCAGCGGGGAAAGGCCCGCTTCTCCACCAGCAGCACCCGCAACCGGCGACGGGCCAGTTGGTGGGCGGCGAGGGCGCCGGCGGGCCCGGCCCCGACCACGATCACATCCCAGTCCGGAGCGTTCATCAAGGCTGGGGCGGGCCGCCTGGCCGGCGCCAGCACAGCAGATAGCGCTCGGGCCAGCTGCGCCGGATCTTGGCGCCATCGAGACCCGCCCGGACCGCCAGGGAGCGCACTTCCTCCAACTGGAAGGCGCCCTGCACCGAGACGGGGCCATCGAAATGAACGATCGGGGAGCGACTCAGCAGGCGGCAGCCCGCCCAGGCCAGCCCGTAGCCCAGGGGACTGCGGATCAGGTCATTGACCAACACCAGCTGGCGGCTGGCGCGACCCATGCGGCTGAGCAGACCCACCGCCGCCTCCTCGTCCAGATGGTGCAGGAAGAGGGTGCAGAGGATGACGTCGTAGTCGTCAGGCAGGGGATCCTTCAGGACGTCGGCCTGGAAGAAGACTCCGTCTAGATCCCGCTCCCTGGAGCTGCGTGAGGCCATGGCCACCGCCTGGGGGCTGAGGTCGCAGCCGTCGACACGCACGGCGAGCCCTTCGCGACGGGCCCGTTCCGCCAGGGCACTGGTGTTGTCCCCGCCGCCGCAGGCCAGATCGAGAACCCGCAGGGCCTGTCCGTTGTGCTCCCGGGCCAGGAAACGGATCGGAGCAAGCAGGGAACCCACGGCACCACTGAGGGCGTTGATCCTGCGCAGACCCTCCAGGGCCTGGGTGTGGGCGGCGGGATCGAGGCCAGGCTGGTCCATCCACTCGGGTTGCCGGTGCCGCTGGGCCAGTGGCTGGAAAAGCATCAACAGAGCACGCGGAGGCCTGGGCTGTCGGCGTGGGGGAAAAGCTCGAGACGGTGTTCCTCGCCGACCAACAAGCCCGAAGCCCCGACCTTGACCCAGCTCTGAAGGTTACGGGCTGTAGGCGGACCTGAATCACCAGGACGCGGATCCCGCCCGATGCCGCCGCAGCTCACCCAGTTCCTGCAGGCTGACGCCGCCATCCCCGTTGCGGTCGGCCTGGCTGAAGTTCTCCTGCAGCCATCGCAGGTCCTTGGCTTCGCCGCGCTCGATCCGGCCATTGCGGTTGTGATCGGCCCGCAGGAACATCGCCCGCAACCGTTCGCCCTGCCATGCAGCGCGGTGGGGCACGAAGTCGGCGGGGGTGAGATGGCCTCGGCCACTGCGATCCAACCGTTCGAAGTGCTTTTCGATGTAGGCATGTCCCCGCACTTCGCTCCGCTCGAGGCGTTGGTCGCCGTTGCGGTCCAGCCGCCGGAACAGCTCCTGCAGCCGCTGGCGGTAGGTCTCGAGATCCCGCTGCTGCTGCGCTACTTCCCTGGCCTGCGCCGGACCGGGGAGAAGAAGCGGGGATGGAGCAACGGCCGCGGCCAGAGCCACGGCCGTGCCGACCATCAGGGCAGCCAGCCGCCGCTGCCGGCGCCCCGGCCGGAGCCGGAGGGCGGGAGGCAACAGTTGCGGCGGGCCGGAAGTCCCCATGGGCCAAGGTTATGAAGTGCGCTGCCCCTGGCTGTGACCAACCTCAGTCCCAGGTGTGACCAGATCCTTCCGCAGCGGTGGCGGGCCGCTTCGCTCCATACAGTCGGCCCAGGCCGTGCCGGCCGGTTCCCCTCCTCCCCCCCTGGCGCCATGGGCAAGACGCAACGGATCTGGGTGGTGGATGACGATCCCGAGCTGCGCCAGTTGCTCGGCACTTACCTCACCGATCAGGGCTATGACGTGCGCTGCCTGGCCGGTGGCGCCCAGCTGATGGCCCGGCTCGAGAACCAGCGCCCCGATCTGGTGGTGCTGGACGTGATGATGCCCGGTGACGATGGCCTCACCCTGCTGCGGCGGCTGCGCGACCGTGGCGACGATCTGCCGGTGGTGATGCTCACCGCCCGCGGTGATGCGGTGGACCGGATCATCGGACTGGAGCAGGGGGCCGACGATTACCTCGCCAAACCCTTCCTGCCGCGGGAGCTGAGCGCCCGCATCGAGGCCGTGCTGCGGCGACGGGTGGTTCTGCCGGCCGGCACGCCGATGGCGGAAGGGCAGGAGGTGTGTTTCGGTGACAACCAGCTCGATCTGGCCGCCCGCACCCTGCGGCGGGGACAGGAGACGATCGTGATCACCAGCGGGGAGTTCAGCCTGCTCAGCGCCTTCGTGCAGCATCCCCACCGGCCTCTGTCGCGCGAACGCCTGATCGAGCTGGCCCGCGGACCCGATTCCGAGACCGACAGCCGCAGCATGGATGTGCAGGTCTCACGGGTGCGCCGCCTGGTGGAACCGGACCCCTCCCGGCCTCGCTACATCCAGACGGTCTGGGGCTACGGCTACGTCTTCGTACCGGATGGACAACCGCGCAGTCGCTGAGTCACCCGGGGGATTTCGGCGCCACAGCCTGCTGATCCTGCTGCGCTTTCTGCTGGTGGCAGCCGCCGGCTTCGGACTCAGCGTTGTCCTGCTGCAACTGCTGCTGGCACGGCGTCTGGAGCGGGCCCAGATCGCCCAGCTCGGCCAGGAGGTGGCCTTCAATCTGCGTCTTGGGGAACTGGCCCTGGAGCGCCTGCCCCCATCGGCCGTGGCCCAGCTCACCGGCTTGCCCCTGCGGGTGGGTCCACAGCCCCTGCCCACGGGCGATCGGCGCCTCTATCGACAGGCCGGTCGCCTGCGGCTCGAGCTGTGCGAACGCCTCAACAGCTGCCCCACCGTGGTGCCGGCAGGGCTTGAGGCCCGGGGGGTCTGGGTGGAGCTCCTGTCTCCCCTGGAGCCGGTGTGGCTGTTCACGGCCCTGCCGCCGGCCTCGCGCTGGCCCCCCGACCCGCTCGTGCTCAGCCTCGCCCTGGTGTCGGGAGGAGGACTGGCGGGTCTGGCCTTTCTCTGGCTGGAGGTGCAACGCCCCCTGGCCCAGCTGGAGCAGGCGCTCGGCCGGGTGGGCCGCGAGGCCCAGCTGCCGCCCCTGGCGCCGCACGGCACCGGTGCCGTGCGGCGGCTGACCCTGCGCTTCAACGCCATGGTGCAGCGGCTGGAGCTCAGCGAGCGGGAGCGGGCCACCATGCTGGCCGGCATCGCCCACGACCTCAAGAGTCCGATCACGCGCCTGCGCCTGCGGCTCAGCTTCGCACCCCTCTCCGGGCCGGAACGGGACCGCTCCGAGGCCGATCTGGACGCACTCGAGCGCATCACCAGCCAGTTTCTGCTCTTTGCCGGTGGCGCCGATGCCGAAATCCCGGTGCGTCTGCCGCTCGATCAATTGCTGGCCGAGCTTTCCGCCGCCTTCGATCCGGCTGTACTGGAGCTGGACCTCGAACCGATGGAACGGGTGGTGCAGCCCACCGCCCTGTCCCGTGCCGTGGGCAACCTGATCGACAACGCCCTCAGCCACGGTGAACCACCGCTGCGGCTTGTGCTGCGCGCCACAGACCCTGACACAGCAGCCAACGATCCAGAGGAGTTCCGCATCGAGCTCTGGGATCGGGGCGCCGGCATCTCACCGGAACGCTGGGAGCAGGCGTTGATGCCGTTCCAGCGGCTGGATGAGGCCCGCGGCGGCCAGGGCCACTGTGGGCTCGGCCTGGCGATCGCGGCCCGGGTGGCGTCGATGCATGGCGGAGTGCTCTATTGCCGCCGCGGCGATGGACCGCAGGCGGGTGGTTTTGCCGTGGGTCTGCGGGGCCGCTCGATCCATTCCGATCCGGTCACACCTGGCCCCCTGACCGGACACAGTTCCGTCAGACCCTCTGCCGACCATGGGGCCTGACTGCACGGAACCCCATGACCAACCCGTCAACCGTCTCGCCCCGGCCGTTCCCGCACCCTTCGCACCCTGGCCGGAGCGCCACCCTGTTGCTCGGAGCCCTGCTGCTCGCCGGTGGTGCCGCCCAGGCCCAGTCCTGGCGTCCCTCGAGTGGCTCGCAGCAGGTCCAGCCGTCACAGCAGTTCCGGCCGCAGAAACCCCAGAGACCCCAGGCCGCTGAAGGCGAGTGGCAGGCCTGGCAGCGGGCGCAGGCCCAGGCCTTCGATCGCCTCAGCACGGGGCAACGGCGGAACTACTTCCAGGAGCGCCTTGCCCAGGAACGTCGTCAGTCGGGGCGGCGCCTCAGCCAGCTCAGCCAGACCGAGCGCTGCTTCCTGCAGGCTCGTGGCCTTCAGGCGATTGAGGCCTGTCAGCAGCGGGAGCAGCAGGCCCGCATGGATCAGCGCCGCCAGCAGATGAGTGAGCTGGCACAACTCCGCCAGCGCTATGGCCTGCCGGTGCCCGATCAAGGCGGCCGGGGGCGCTGGTCGCCAGGCTCGCGCTATCCCGGCTCGCCCCAGTCTTCCGGCAGGAGCTATCCCTATGGCGCCGCCCTGCCTGACTACGGCTCCCAGGCCTATGGCGCCGCTCCCTCCCGTGCCGACTCCTGGCTGGAACTGCTGTTCGGCCTCTGAGCGCCTGGCATCAGACCAGTTGGCCGGGGTGCCGTCAGGATGGCGGCAGTGCCGCGGCTCCTGGTCGTTTCCTCTGTCTTCCTACCCCTTCCCCGGACCTTTTCATGACCAGCAGAAGTCCTGAGACCTGCAACACCGACCGAACCCTCCCGTTGAACCCGGTCTCGACCCAACGCTCCCGGCTGGTGCTGTTCGGCCGCGCCCTGCCCGTGATCGCCGCCCTGTCGCTGCTGGCGCCGCCCGTGGTCCTGTCCCA
Coding sequences within it:
- a CDS encoding NAD(P)-dependent oxidoreductase; protein product: MATNLLAAGFPLTVHNRTRKAEEPLAAAGAARACSPADAAATAEILCLCLTDGAAVEDVLFGPQGAAAALPAGGLVIDFSTIDPSQAQACHDRLRPLGLDLVDAPVTGGTEGAKAGTLSVLVGGAEASVHRAMPLLQTVGKTVTHFGPIGAGQQVKAVNQVLVAGSYAAVAEAMALGQRLGLPMEMVRQALCGGAAGSWALEHRAATMLRGDYPLGFKLSLHRKDLTIALAAARAVGLSLPLSERVSHLEEELIAAGHGDDDVSCLMRWFQA
- the murG gene encoding undecaprenyldiphospho-muramoylpentapeptide beta-N-acetylglucosaminyltransferase, which produces MPRLLIAASGTGGHLFPALAVAEALPPAWSVQWLGVPDRLERQLVPSRYPLHTVRAGGLQGRGLRKLWNLLKLLNATRAVRRLIRREQITVVFSSGGYIAAPAILAARWCGVPVVLHESNAIPGKVTRLLGRLCSRVAVGLPQAAERLPRCRPLVTGTPVRQALLEPAPLPDWVPAGDGPLLLVVGGSQGALGLNRMVRPLLPKLVAAGCRVVHLTGSNDPEAGQTSLSGLVERPFSEAMAGLLQHADLAISRAGAGSLSELAVCGTPAILVPFPQAADHHQDANAAAAAAVGAAVIVAQQPPSDPDLERTLWRLLGPRLEGEPVQPDADPLLSLRRGMERLAVRDADRQVAALLVELGAANAEQQPQA
- a CDS encoding histidinol-phosphate transaminase, producing MSSPVPPEIHGGNRVAIAARLGCLPADLLDLSASLVPFGPPLRLRLATLAAMAGPSLRDYPDRGYGALRQAIAALHGLPPAWVLPGNGAAELFTWAARDAAATGVSALPAPGFADYRRALATWGGASRPLPLRLDWPAGFPQHWGAAFADDQAGSGDDQLSGHSQAPPVLWITNPHNPSGQLWSRDSLVPLLERHRLVIVDEAFLPLVPAGEAQSLAPLLPHHPNLVVIRSLTKLLSIAGLRLGYALAAPERLQRWSTWRDPWPVNGPAAAMAAGWLADGPRRDRWTVRVQRWVAVEGPWLAAQLAALPGLTPMPSAANFLLVRHAGGASLEPLRLALEQRHRILLRGCRSFEGLGEGWLRIGLQDRRRHRRLLQALALEWGRCGLQG
- a CDS encoding NAD(P)/FAD-dependent oxidoreductase translates to MNAPDWDVIVVGAGPAGALAAHQLARRRLRVLLVEKRAFPRWKVCGSCLNGVALRALEDAGLGHLVDDQGAVPLARLRLGLQGHQVDLALPVGRSLSRSRFDLALSEAAVAAGAVLRLQTEASVGGACPGGRQVLLRSGDEHQSTSARVVLLATGLGSSGLDPDIPIQTRINPHARVGAGCRLDAEVSGYGKGTIHMAIGQHGYVGLVRNEDGGLNLAAAFDRTHLIAAGGPAACAATVLAEAGFDPVPQGSETSWRATPALTRQSTPPAAERLLLLGDAAGYVEPFTGEGMGWALVGALAAVPLVLQGQEGWSRGLEREWSRRHARLIGSRQRFCHALAFALRRPGLSRNLLAAAERWPALTAPLLQQLGGATLERLTPEPCP
- a CDS encoding HAMP domain-containing sensor histidine kinase, with translation MDNRAVAESPGGFRRHSLLILLRFLLVAAAGFGLSVVLLQLLLARRLERAQIAQLGQEVAFNLRLGELALERLPPSAVAQLTGLPLRVGPQPLPTGDRRLYRQAGRLRLELCERLNSCPTVVPAGLEARGVWVELLSPLEPVWLFTALPPASRWPPDPLVLSLALVSGGGLAGLAFLWLEVQRPLAQLEQALGRVGREAQLPPLAPHGTGAVRRLTLRFNAMVQRLELSERERATMLAGIAHDLKSPITRLRLRLSFAPLSGPERDRSEADLDALERITSQFLLFAGGADAEIPVRLPLDQLLAELSAAFDPAVLELDLEPMERVVQPTALSRAVGNLIDNALSHGEPPLRLVLRATDPDTAANDPEEFRIELWDRGAGISPERWEQALMPFQRLDEARGGQGHCGLGLAIAARVASMHGGVLYCRRGDGPQAGGFAVGLRGRSIHSDPVTPGPLTGHSSVRPSADHGA
- a CDS encoding methyltransferase domain-containing protein — protein: MLFQPLAQRHRQPEWMDQPGLDPAAHTQALEGLRRINALSGAVGSLLAPIRFLAREHNGQALRVLDLACGGGDNTSALAERARREGLAVRVDGCDLSPQAVAMASRSSRERDLDGVFFQADVLKDPLPDDYDVILCTLFLHHLDEEAAVGLLSRMGRASRQLVLVNDLIRSPLGYGLAWAGCRLLSRSPIVHFDGPVSVQGAFQLEEVRSLAVRAGLDGAKIRRSWPERYLLCWRRPGGPPQP
- a CDS encoding EF-hand domain-containing protein translates to MPPALRLRPGRRQRRLAALMVGTAVALAAAVAPSPLLLPGPAQAREVAQQQRDLETYRQRLQELFRRLDRNGDQRLERSEVRGHAYIEKHFERLDRSGRGHLTPADFVPHRAAWQGERLRAMFLRADHNRNGRIERGEAKDLRWLQENFSQADRNGDGGVSLQELGELRRHRAGSASW
- a CDS encoding type III polyketide synthase; the encoded protein is MSLTIHGLGTALPPHRIAQGDAAAIAAEVALPNQVPSASQRRLLATLHRRSGVATRHSVLLEPTGTESCHQQSFFGATSPGTAERMRRYAQEAPTLALRAVLAALDQAQLPPERITHLITVSCTGFQAPGVDLSLMTALKLPADVARTHVGFMGCHGALNGLRVAAGFTGADPEACVLLCAVELCSLHLQYGWEAERIVANSLFADGAAALVACGKEPEAESPSAPRLRRLIASGSLLVPDSTEAMSWAIEDHGFAMGLSPRVPDLIAEHLRPWLTGWLAVHQLTLAAIGSWAVHPGGPRILSAVTEALGLDPLLIEPSRSVLRDCGNMSSPTLLFILERLRRSGARGPCLAMAFGPGLCVEVALLA
- a CDS encoding response regulator, whose translation is MGKTQRIWVVDDDPELRQLLGTYLTDQGYDVRCLAGGAQLMARLENQRPDLVVLDVMMPGDDGLTLLRRLRDRGDDLPVVMLTARGDAVDRIIGLEQGADDYLAKPFLPRELSARIEAVLRRRVVLPAGTPMAEGQEVCFGDNQLDLAARTLRRGQETIVITSGEFSLLSAFVQHPHRPLSRERLIELARGPDSETDSRSMDVQVSRVRRLVEPDPSRPRYIQTVWGYGYVFVPDGQPRSR